From the Limanda limanda chromosome 7, fLimLim1.1, whole genome shotgun sequence genome, the window GAGTCCGTGCATGTGAGGCGGCGGTCAGGTGTCGTGCTGTTCGCTGTTCGCTGGGCACGGAGCCAGGGGAGCGCGGCTATTATTGGAGCGGAGGAGgcagcagacccccccccccagccacgTGAGGCTGTGTctcagctcatccacaccgCATGACTGGAaatgcgtgagagagagagagagagagagtgagaggatgTGAGGGAAGTGAAATTTCAGCTtaacgacagagagagagggaacaaacAGTCCACATATTCACATGGCGCCTGTATGAATACTGCATAAGCATGACGCAGGGATGATTTAGAAAACGCTTCTGGAGGAGGAGACCTACCCGCTTTGTTGCTGTGCTACCAGTGGTATTTTtagcgtcccccccccccttatccGCTCGAACGCACCATTACGCCCATTACACTCTGAGGATGAGGAAACGACGCTGCAAATTCTCAGAGCGGTTCTCTGCCGCCTAGAGGtttcaacattacatcacatccCATCCCACCTTGTAGAGTATAGCTGCACGGTTTCTAAAGGAAATACGGACAGTCAACCTGTGAGATTGAATCCCTTCATTGACCATATCTGATGTTGTCCAATCTTTGTTTCATCTGCAGCAGGCGGGGGGGTCATCCTGTACGCCGGTTCCTCCGGCAGCAACAGCCCCAGCCCCGGCAGCCCCTCCAGCGGGTACCAGACCCAGTCGCCCCTCTCACACTCCCAGCCCTCATCCCCAGAAGAGTTTACCTTCACAGAGATCGGGCCAGTCAAACAGAGGGCCGCCGAGTGCACAGCCCCATCTTCCAAACTGGTGTTCCAGTTCCCAGAGGTCTACAGTGGCCCCTCGGTTGCAGCCACTCCGCAGCACACCTACGCACACCCCATCGCAGGAAAGAGGCCATGTGGCTTCACAGGAGCTTTCACCAGTAAGTGTTCCCTCTCTGTCTATATACAGAAAGATGTATCCCTTGATGAAACCCATGGCAGCTTATCTAACAATACTGTTTATTGTTCTTCAGAAACAGGTGGAATGGTTCTGCTTTGCAAAGTCTGTGGGGACATTGCATCGGGTTTCCACTACGGAGTGCATGCATGCGAAGGCTGCAAGGTAAGCCCCTTATGAGAGAAATCCTGTGGAAGGCTTAAACAACATGACGCTATTGCTGAACTACTTTCCTGTCAtacatatattaatatacatgtgtgcatgtgtttcagGGCTTTTTCCGCCGCAGCATCCAGCAGAACATCAATTACAAGATGTGTGTGAAGAATGAGAACTGCCTGATCATGCGTATGAACCGGAACCGGTGCCAGCACTGCCGTTTCAAGAAGTGCCTCTCCGTGGGCATGTCCAGAGATGGTAAGACTTCCTGACACATTTTCATGAGCAAGAGAGACCCTCACGCAGTTGTGCCAGAATACCACAGTGCCCTGATTAGCCAAAGCAGCAGGGAAATGGGCAGCCGGAAAAAGAGGCGCAGTACTGATATGTAGGTCTGTGTGAAAAATGTAATGCGGAAAGTCTTTTGAGGTCATCGTGCCAGTAGCgcagtcactctctctctccctatcagCAGAACTGCAGCTGCCTTGCCCTTCCACTGTTTCACCGCACCGCCAAAGATTACCATCTGGCCTTGTATCACTCTCCTAAGTTTCAAAACGTCTTTGCCCTTTGCAGCGTCTTCCTGCAATACTGTTACCTCTAAGCTCGTGTTCAGTTCAGCCCCTCCTCCTGCATGCACCCACCATGTTCCCTCAGCTCCCTTACATCTCCCCCTTCAGACAATGATTTATGAGAAGAGGAGCCTTGAACTCCCTGAAGCTATCTATCATGTGGAAAACTGCAGCAAACAAGAATTATTTTAGGAAATTGGAACAGGGTCAACTTGATTACCTTGTGTATGCCCATATAACATCTTACTGCAATTAATGAGGCAAGGGATGCATAACAACAGGCAGTGCTTGTGACAGAATTTGTTCCCGGCGTGACGCTCACATTATCCAGTTTTAGCTCTGAAAGTTGAACAGTGATTGATCACGTATCATTGCAGATTAAGAAAACGCTGCGCTGACCTAGAAAAACAATGCAGAATTGGGCCTATACGTAGTGTACTCATACATCGTGACCTACTTGGTGTACTTTTCCTGTCTTCTACCTCTCAGCATTGTTTCCGCTTATCTCCACCATCCAGTACCCTGCATTGCCTAATCTAGTTAAGGCGTTGGTGTTATTTCTGCGTGTGCTCGACACTTCTGGTGCACGGAGAAAATCGTGTGACAAAATGCAGATCAATAAGACATTAATCAGTCGGTTCGAGCCTCATAAAAGggttttttttgaaaatgttaggGACCACGACCTAGAAACCCTTTTTGCTCCCTTTCAACCaacacaaaaacaggaaaaccGCATGCAACTGCTGCAGCCCACAAGCAATAGTACAGCCTGATTTCAAACCAGGTTGCCATGTGACATTGGCTCCAGGCAAATATCTAGGTCTGTTTGCATTATGACACACCTGTCTGTGTTTAACCAGggcaacatttttttaaagcaacagtTCATTAGTctgcattttcctctttttaaacaTGATAAAATCGATTCGTCTAACACTAAGTTACTGGCCGTTTCCTCATCAACGGACCCTGCTGTATTTTTAGTGAACATTGCAATGTAAGCATATTGAGGTGATGCATATTTCAATGTAACTCGAAGTGgaattttaaactttattttgcTGCAATGCAAGTTTTCAGCTATACTTTAAAAAACTCAGGTGTGCTTTACTTGCAAAAGTCTTTGAAGCTGTACAAGCTCAACTTTTCTGCTTCATCGAACTCAAACTTTCGTGCACACGCACTCTCTGACGTTCAGCATACCAAAGTCTCTCGTGTCAGCCCTCTTCAAGTCAGTCATGCACTTGAAGCCCACCTTTCCCATCCTTCACCCTCTCACGATCTGAGTGCAGGTGACATCACGCGCACGCCGCCCCACTGCCCTACTTACAGATGGAGGGAGCGAGTGGGAACGGAAGGAGACAGGGGTGGATAGGGGAGAGGATGAGGCAGATGGTAGCAGGGGGGTCTATAAATAGCCTCGCCAGCTGATGGTTACTGTGGGAaagggaagggggagggggatgGGGAAAGTTTTTCATCTCACAACTTATGTGATTCTCCTTGAAATCATTTGAAACTTCAGGCGTCGTTCATgcttctgatgtgtgtgtgtataaggaaaggaaaagaggagctgTTTAACCATGGTTACCTTTATGTTACACTAGAAGTCCTGTAATTTATAAATAACACTCTACTCTGCTTCAGAAATGTGGGgataacattaatttaaaaagtcTAACAATAGAGCACAGAACATGTCTAGTGTTAATCTCCATGTTGTTCAATGACTAGTCACTGATCTGTCCTCACTGCTTGTGTCTTCACCAGCTGTACGTTTTGGCCGCATCCCcaagagagagaagcagcgtCTTCTGGATGAGATGCAGAGCTACATGAACAGCCTGAATGAGTCGGCGGCCATGGACATGGACTCATCTTCAGTGAGCCCAGATGAGGGCAACTCAAAAGAGGCCATTGGGGCCATCTCCAGAGCCTACCATGACAtcttcaccagcagcagcagccgcagccaaGGGAGAGTAGCCAAGAGGGCGAACGTCCCcgccaacaacaacacatcttCGTTTTCTCAGGATGCCAGTTTTCCCCAAGCCTCATCTCACCCCATCTCCACCCAGAGTTATCAGTCTTGCCCTGTTGCCCCTGCCACCATATGCCCGGTTGCCCCGAATGACAACCAACCTACGTTCCACAATGTGGACAACAATCGCTACACCTACTTTGTGTCAACAAATCCGAACCACAACCAGTCTAATGGTACAACACCTCAAAGCGGAACCGCTGCCCATCACAACAGTTATCGCAATGCAGGAAATGCCACAAATCCGCCGTCCTGCCCTTGGAAATTAGCTCAAGGAGCTAAAGTGCTGGTAAGTGTAGGAAGAATATTGATAACAAGATGAGGATTAACCAGTGTTATGTCTTGTTTGAGCAACAATTTAATTGTTTCTATGtctcttttttccctttaagGCCTGTCCTCTCAATGCATGCCCTGTCTCAGGGGCAGATCGGTCGAGTCAGGAGATATGGGAATCCTTCTCTCAGTGTTTCACTCCTGCTGTCAAGGAGGTTGTGGAGTTTGCCAAGGGCATCCCTGGATTTCAAGAGCTTAGTCAACAGGACCAGGTCATGCTGCTCAAGTCAGGCACCTTCCAGGTAAAGCcttacatttcaaatgattAATATGGCTTGCAATACATGTGCCATTTATTAACCCTTCTTCTTAAgtcaaaatgtattattgatGTTAATATTTGTCTGAAACATATCTTAATGTTCTATGTTTTTGTCTCtggtggttgtgtgtttagGTTCTGATGGTGAGGTTCTGCACCTTGTTCAATGCTGAGGATCGCACAGTGACCTTCCTGAATGGAAAAACGTACCCACTGTCTACCCTGAGGGCTTTGGGCATGGGCACCCTGCTGGACGCCATGTTTGATTTCAGTGAGAAGTTGGGCTCCTTGGGCCTAGAGCCTGATGAGATGGCTCTCTTCATGGCTGTGGTGCTGGTCTCTGCAGGTAAGATTTATGAGTAGGTAAACTGTGACAAAGGTTGCTTTTATAATAATTACTATTTAATTACTAGGTATTTAAATATCACCCGTGTCTGACAACCACTTACCCTGGCATCCGCTGTGCTTTTCAGACCGTTCTGGCATCTTGGACATGTGGGCCGTAGAGCAGCTCCAGGAGGGTTTGATTCGTGCCCTGCGCTCACTAATCAACCGGCGTCGTCCGGATGACTCCACCCTCTTCCCAAAACTCCTCCTGCGTCTGCCAGACCTGCGCACCCTCAACAACTTTCACTCCGAAAAACTCTTGGCCTTCCGCATTGACCCTTGAGCAGACCacttgcacacagacacaaacgtACACCACATATTAAACACACATGTTACCTTCCAAGGGCACGACTTCCTTCAACCAGAGACACAagacttttaaaaaaaggatgaatGAGGCCAATGGcgaatatattttttacatccTAGATCTTCATGCAATGTTTTTgggacaaataaacaaacc encodes:
- the nr1d4a gene encoding nuclear receptor subfamily 1, group D, member 4a; this encodes MDNSPGGAGGGVILYAGSSGSNSPSPGSPSSGYQTQSPLSHSQPSSPEEFTFTEIGPVKQRAAECTAPSSKLVFQFPEVYSGPSVAATPQHTYAHPIAGKRPCGFTGAFTKTGGMVLLCKVCGDIASGFHYGVHACEGCKGFFRRSIQQNINYKMCVKNENCLIMRMNRNRCQHCRFKKCLSVGMSRDAVRFGRIPKREKQRLLDEMQSYMNSLNESAAMDMDSSSVSPDEGNSKEAIGAISRAYHDIFTSSSSRSQGRVAKRANVPANNNTSSFSQDASFPQASSHPISTQSYQSCPVAPATICPVAPNDNQPTFHNVDNNRYTYFVSTNPNHNQSNGTTPQSGTAAHHNSYRNAGNATNPPSCPWKLAQGAKVLACPLNACPVSGADRSSQEIWESFSQCFTPAVKEVVEFAKGIPGFQELSQQDQVMLLKSGTFQVLMVRFCTLFNAEDRTVTFLNGKTYPLSTLRALGMGTLLDAMFDFSEKLGSLGLEPDEMALFMAVVLVSADRSGILDMWAVEQLQEGLIRALRSLINRRRPDDSTLFPKLLLRLPDLRTLNNFHSEKLLAFRIDP